The Syngnathus scovelli strain Florida chromosome 18, RoL_Ssco_1.2, whole genome shotgun sequence genomic interval AGAAAGAGTTCCTGTGAGAAGCTGTTTATTAGGAGCGAGGTGTCGGGTGAAATATGTTAGAAGTTGACACCTCACTTCTGCCTTTGGTGTCACCTGTcctccttttcctcctcctcctcctcctcttctccatCACGCATGCCCTCCTACTTTTTAAGTCGGAAGCCTCACATGCTGTAATCTGCACTAATACCTCTCTGCTTTTGATGGGCattgagagagaggggggggggctgcagacaAAGGGAAATTGGAGCTAGTCGCCCGGTTCTCCACGTTACGCCCCGTGACACTCCTTCAGAATGGAAAAGAACTGCCGAGCCGAGGGGGGCAATCAAATCGCTCGTTCGTGTTTTGGTTGCCATTGGGAGTACACACTGGAAATGATATGGCAGGGAAATGCTTCTCCTAAAATTGTGATACTTTCAGTAATAAGTCCATTTTCACACAATTACCCCGCTGCCGCCCACGTCCCATTGTTCTTTTTCTGTGGATTGCTGTTAGATAAACCGAAGGACAACTACTACTCTCGCTACGAACGTTAACCATGACAGGAACGATAATTCAATCTTGAAAGCAAACTAATGGACACTCGGCTTATTTACAAAGGCCTCGCGAAGCTGGCAGAGgtcactcgctcgctctccaGTTGCTCTTTGGGATATAAAAGTCGGCCAGACGAGACGGGCTCGCTTCTTTGATTTTCATTAAATCATTGGACGCTGAATGCCTTCTTTTCTTGAAGCGCAAGCCAAGCGCTGCAAAGTCCGGCCAGGAATAACTGGCTCAAGAATGTCCCCCTCCACTCCTAACACATAAATACCTTGCTTACACTCgctggccacttcattaggtacaaacGCACTGCAGTctccatagatgttttttatattattttttgttatagCAACTGCTTTGAAAGTACACAGAGCACTTTGGTATTTTTATTACGTTTGTGTTCCGGGGAGATGGCGCTGCACCAACTGTCAGGATGTTGAACTGGGTGCGTAGCTTCAAAAGTTTGGGAAAGGCTGCTAGAAAACACTTTTAGGTTGTTTTTTCTTCAGGGTGTTTACGGCCGATAGGGTGTGTCCCAGTCTAAAGGGACAGCGAAAAGAAGTTGGGAAAGACCCCTTTAAAGGAACCGAAAAGGTTTGCGCTGGATTTTTTGCCTGCTCGGAGGGGTGAGCACCAAATGTTGTTGCTTAAAACGTTTGGGACAGGCTGCACCGTTGCGGAAGTGGTCACAGCTGAAAGGTTTTTAGCTTAGCGCAAGACTCAATCTAATACATTTGGAATAATATCAACTGTCAGGAATTCAAATACTCAGATGAGTTGTCAAAGGAAATTCATTATTGACCAAATGACGTGAAAATGATCCATGTCTACTTGCACGCCGTGACAAGCGACACACAGTGAAGTTAGAGGGGACGCAGCAGGGGGGGCTGCGGATTAGACCAGATCAAAACAAAGTAGACAAGTGCTAATGAGAGTCTCGGGCTCCCTGGGAAGCAAATCCCGCCGCACCTTTCGCTCCGAAGGGggcaagctttctgtgtccttgTCTCGGCCAATCAGCACTCAGTTGTCAAGACAGGCAGGAAGTAGCGTTCGTTCGGGGTTCTTACTTGACATTGTGGTGTCTCTCCGCAGTTCCCATCTACGTCCCATTCCTCATCGTGGGTTCGGTGTTCGTGGCCTTCGTCCTGGTGGGCTCGGTGGTGGCCatgtgctgctgccgctgcctgCGCCCCAAGCAGGAGCTGGCGTCAGCAGCGGGCGGCGGCAGCGCCGCCGCCAGTGGCCGTCTTCTGGAGACCATCCCCATGATGTCCAGCTCCGGCACCTCCAGGGGCTCGTCGTCGCGCCAGTCCAGCACCGCCACGTCGTCCAGTTCCTCCGCCCCGTCCGCCGCCGCCAACGCCCGTCCGGGGGCCCTGGCGGTCCGAGCGCAGGCCTCCTGCTGCCTGCCGCCCGACGCCAGCGTCTTCGTCAACATGCCCACCAACTTCTCGGTTCTCAACTGCCAGCAGGCCACGCAGATCATGCCCCACCAGGGACAGTTCCTGCATCCGCAGTACATCGGCTACGCCCATCCGGTGTCCCCCGCTTTTATGGACCCCAACCAAGGTGGGTACAGACCCCTCCAGTCCCCTTGCCCTCCCCCTCAAGCCGGAGTCTCCAGTGAGCAGAAATACCCCCCAGTGACGGTGTGATGACCCGTCAAGCTCCACCTGAGCGGCTTCTGGTGCGTTCGTGGGACTTCCGGTGTTCGGTGTCGCCAGTGAGCCGAGCTCAGCTTACAAACGTGGGCTCCGGAATACTTGCAAGTATGAAAGATTTGTGTGTTTGTAGCAGCGATGACTGGGGTGATTTATGCCGCCGCGCGTTAGCaaggtgcgcgcgtgcgtgcgcgagcAAGCGCGTGCGTGATGACAAGCGCAGGCGGTCTCCCCGCGGACTATTTAAACGCTAATGAAGTGAGCGAGGCGCACGGACCGTGACGCTCCAGAATGTTTTTCCCGACGCCGCCCCGGCGTGAGAAAGCGCCGATGTCACCCAAAGGGTGGTGAGGCGGCGCTTTGAAGACGATACCCCCCGcacgcaaccccccccccccccccccctcccctcgagGTGTGTTACTGGATTTAACACTAGCACAGTTGAGTGCGTGTGGCGAGAAAGCAAGCAGTCGCCCGTTGCCTTCGAAATGCAGGAATGTGCACTCAGCTTGTGCTGTTGGTGGTGCGCTGGTGCCAATTTTCATATCAACATGgaactaaataaaaacaaaaactgtcatTTTCAAGGAGGCTTGTGCATCTTGCTTGCTCACTTCCACAATCAAAATAGACCAAGAAATAAAAGCCACAACACACCAAGGAGCAAAATCCAGACAGAGTTGGCGCACCCAAGCCCTGGTTCAGATGGTGCGCAAATAGCTTGTTCACAATTTTTTTCGGTCGGATTCTTAAAGCCCTTGCAAGacactaatgacacattggcagACGGCTCCACCACCCACATCGGATGCTGGAACAAATTGCCGTCACATCATCAGACGCTCTCGGCGGGACGGAGAAGAACAAGGGGGGGGTTTGGCAAGGCGCGTACTTACAGTTAAGTAGCTCCGGGAGTGGATGGATTCTCCATACTGCGGCAGCTGCAAGTCCAGGAAGGTGGGCGGGAAAGGCATCTCCACTTGGACACGAGAGAttcggaagggggggggggggggggggggggggggggggatgcgctCATTCTTAAAAGGTCTTTGTAAATTGGATGCTGTAAAGCTCGGGAAAAGGAACAGATGAGAACCATACAGGAAATCTatagggggaggaaaaaaaataactgtaaacataaaaaaataagtgcAACAGCCAATGGTTCCAAATAATTTACTAGacatttcaatttaaaaaaataatcaaaataaaataagcaacaacaacaaaagaagttAGCTTTTTTGAAGTTTTATCATAGCAAGACCCTGAAACggctcatttcacttttcacagGAGATCAGGTTGTGTCGTCAAAATAATCAAAAAATAGATTTGCCCGTCAGTTTCCATTTGGCGCACACGAAAATCAACGCCGGGACTCGCACAAAACGACGATTGTGAGAGCCGCCCGATGGCGTGACCAAAAAGAAGCAGCAGACAGGAGGAGGCAGACGCGTTTCGGGATTgattggatttaatgattaggactcggacggacagacgggacAATGCGTCCCCTCTCTACAAGCCGTCATCGTGGCATTCCTGAAGCAGAGCACCGTCCACACAACAAGACGCCAcattcacaaaaacaaacaaaaaaacgacaaacaaAATACACCAGACCAAAAAGAATCCCTTTTTGTTCATTTGGATGCATACTAGCGCTCTTTCGGCCCTATCCTACTCGTGCGCTGAATTGTCTGAGCACCACAACACGCCAGTGCGCCTCGGTCGGTCCTTCTTCAATTGTTTTAATGGTCAATAATTATATTAATGCGTCCAATCTTCCTACTAGTGAGGACAAAGAGTAAAGGGACAATTCAGTGCATTAGTAGGACATCAAATAAGAGTCCAACGGCTCGCCAAAACTAGGTCAAGTCCAACATTCCTTCTGTAGGACTTTTGAGtacaaaaa includes:
- the LOC125986223 gene encoding protein shisa-2 codes for the protein MWAGGLPAAVAVTLLLVTIDVQASGEYCHGWHDAQAGWKEGFQCPEKIDGVDAIICCGKCELRYCCSSTDARLDQGSCDNDRRALEPGAEGKETKDSDAVPIYVPFLIVGSVFVAFVLVGSVVAMCCCRCLRPKQELASAAGGGSAAASGRLLETIPMMSSSGTSRGSSSRQSSTATSSSSSAPSAAANARPGALAVRAQASCCLPPDASVFVNMPTNFSVLNCQQATQIMPHQGQFLHPQYIGYAHPVSPAFMDPNQGGYRPLQSPCPPPQAGVSSEQKYPPVTV